One segment of Leptospirillum ferrooxidans C2-3 DNA contains the following:
- the hemB gene encoding porphobilinogen synthase, with protein MGFPIDRPRRLRSSQTIRNLVREYRLHPSQLILPLFITFGKNKKEPISSMPGVFRYSVDRLSPVIEEAKKVGVSSFILFGIPETKDLEATQALNPEGPVPTAVRFLKENFPDTTVMTDICIDEYTSHGHCGFLSSGNRIDNDSTLGCLASMSLVHARAGADVVAPSDMMDGRVAAIRSALDKEGFIDTLIMSYAVKYASSFYGPFRDAMMSGPQFGDRTSYQMDPANRTEAMREARLDVEEGADILMVKPALPYLDILREVKNAVDLPMCAYQVSGEYSTLVAAGQNGWIDLDRAILESLLCIHRAGASTIITYFAIRAAELLLKGE; from the coding sequence ATGGGATTCCCAATTGATCGACCAAGACGACTGAGAAGCTCTCAAACGATCAGAAACCTTGTCAGAGAATACCGGCTTCACCCCTCTCAACTCATTCTTCCCCTGTTCATTACCTTCGGGAAAAACAAAAAAGAACCCATATCCTCCATGCCAGGAGTTTTCAGATACTCCGTCGACAGACTGTCTCCGGTCATAGAGGAGGCGAAAAAAGTCGGAGTATCAAGCTTCATCCTCTTTGGAATCCCAGAGACCAAAGACCTGGAAGCCACACAGGCTCTCAACCCCGAGGGGCCAGTCCCCACAGCTGTCCGCTTCCTGAAGGAAAACTTTCCTGACACAACCGTCATGACGGATATCTGTATCGATGAGTACACCTCCCATGGCCATTGCGGATTTCTCTCCTCCGGAAACAGGATCGACAACGATTCGACCCTTGGATGCCTTGCCAGTATGTCCCTCGTCCACGCCAGGGCCGGAGCCGACGTTGTGGCGCCATCGGACATGATGGACGGTCGTGTGGCCGCCATACGATCCGCTTTGGACAAGGAAGGATTCATCGATACATTGATCATGTCCTATGCCGTCAAATACGCATCCTCTTTTTATGGGCCATTCAGGGATGCCATGATGTCCGGCCCCCAGTTCGGAGACCGGACCTCCTACCAGATGGATCCGGCCAACAGAACAGAGGCGATGAGGGAAGCCCGCCTCGACGTTGAGGAAGGAGCCGATATCCTGATGGTCAAGCCGGCGCTCCCCTATCTCGATATTTTGCGGGAGGTCAAGAATGCGGTTGATCTTCCGATGTGCGCCTATCAGGTCAGCGGCGAATACTCCACACTGGTCGCGGCCGGACAAAACGGGTGGATAGATCTTGACAGGGCCATCCTTGAAAGTCTTCTATGTATTCACCGGGCGGGAGCATCGACAATCATCACCTATTTTGCGATTCGGGCGGCGGAACTTCTTCTAAAGGGAGAATGA
- the ccsA gene encoding cytochrome c biogenesis protein CcsA, which produces MGKNNKESDFHRANRSLITLDRYMLEVPLSPIEILLIKIAAGFYFGAFVLLLGDILFSRVKHGSLAGVTAGVGGVLVHTLALFIHFTSMGHVALATLREAVSFFSWSLVVSFLYLEHQRKGSLLGILIFPVSFGALLFVLGEGVRSGPAKEGAESLLVRLHSILVDLGLASATIAFFLSILYLLLETFLRKKIFNTLFNRLPSLEFLDRLNREFNGLGFLFLTLGLVFVMIWSYGTFGVLWPWGKRGSWAFLVWFLYLGLVLLRLKKGFQGRQAAYLSIAGFFLFVVTILAVNLFVGGGHSVL; this is translated from the coding sequence TTGGGCAAGAATAATAAGGAGTCCGATTTCCATCGGGCAAACCGGTCTCTTATCACCCTTGACAGATACATGCTGGAGGTTCCCCTGTCACCCATTGAAATCTTGCTGATCAAAATAGCTGCCGGGTTCTATTTCGGAGCCTTTGTCCTGCTCCTCGGAGACATTCTCTTCTCCAGGGTCAAACATGGCTCGCTTGCAGGCGTCACAGCCGGTGTCGGCGGGGTATTGGTACACACGCTTGCCCTGTTTATCCACTTCACATCCATGGGACATGTGGCTCTCGCCACATTGAGGGAAGCGGTCTCATTCTTTTCCTGGTCACTGGTCGTCTCCTTTCTCTACCTTGAGCACCAGCGAAAGGGATCCCTTCTCGGCATTCTCATCTTTCCCGTCTCATTCGGGGCCCTGCTGTTCGTCCTCGGAGAAGGGGTGCGATCCGGACCGGCAAAGGAAGGAGCGGAAAGCCTTCTCGTAAGACTTCATTCCATTCTTGTCGATCTTGGACTGGCATCAGCGACCATTGCCTTTTTTCTCTCCATTCTCTATCTGCTTCTGGAAACATTTCTCAGGAAAAAAATCTTCAATACGCTCTTCAATCGCTTGCCTTCCCTGGAATTTCTGGACCGACTGAACAGGGAGTTCAATGGTCTGGGATTTTTATTCTTGACCCTAGGCCTTGTTTTTGTCATGATTTGGTCTTACGGTACATTTGGTGTTTTATGGCCATGGGGGAAAAGGGGCTCCTGGGCTTTTCTGGTCTGGTTTCTCTATCTGGGACTCGTTCTCCTCAGGCTCAAGAAGGGGTTTCAGGGACGACAGGCGGCATATCTTTCCATCGCCGGTTTCTTCCTGTTTGTCGTGACCATTCTGGCGGTCAATCTTTTTGTAGGAGGCGGGCATTCAGTACTTTAG
- a CDS encoding bifunctional riboflavin kinase/FAD synthetase — MKIIEQFSDEGFSPSNNPYPSGTKTFLSIGNFDGVHKGHQQLLRRLVSLAREHRALATVITFSPHPLEILFPEKPFLRIMDPSQKERILASTGVDILTIVPFTTQLAKMSPDAFTTSFLKKLFPLAGLIIEENFRFGHQRIGSVSDFQRILTPDGISVEVIPPLTENGSRVSSSRIRDLIRSGNVREAGDLLTRPFQIEGPIIDGERRGRRIGFPTINILPPAGRVLPPNGVYATITKIQEKQYPGVSYIGSRPTFGQGQIILETHLFDFEGDLYGLMAEVSFIDHLRGERSFSGPQELIQSIRQDSEQSRKLLHELSG; from the coding sequence ATGAAAATCATTGAACAATTTTCGGATGAAGGATTTTCTCCATCCAACAACCCCTATCCGTCCGGAACCAAAACATTTCTTTCCATCGGCAACTTTGACGGCGTTCATAAAGGCCACCAGCAGCTTCTGAGAAGACTCGTCTCCCTCGCAAGGGAGCATCGGGCGCTGGCAACGGTCATTACCTTTTCTCCCCACCCGCTGGAAATCCTTTTTCCCGAAAAACCTTTTCTCAGAATCATGGATCCTTCCCAGAAAGAAAGGATCCTCGCTTCCACAGGGGTCGACATACTGACAATTGTCCCCTTCACCACCCAGCTGGCGAAGATGAGCCCGGATGCCTTTACCACAAGCTTTCTGAAGAAACTTTTTCCATTGGCCGGACTGATCATCGAAGAAAATTTCCGGTTCGGCCATCAACGGATTGGCTCTGTCTCCGATTTTCAGCGGATTTTAACTCCGGACGGCATTTCGGTGGAAGTCATTCCTCCACTGACAGAAAATGGGTCAAGGGTCTCGAGCTCAAGGATCAGGGATCTCATCCGCTCCGGAAATGTCCGGGAAGCAGGAGATCTCCTCACACGCCCTTTTCAGATTGAAGGTCCGATTATCGATGGCGAACGCAGGGGGCGAAGAATCGGATTCCCGACTATCAACATTCTTCCACCCGCGGGAAGAGTTCTTCCTCCGAATGGGGTTTATGCCACCATTACGAAAATCCAGGAAAAACAGTATCCAGGCGTTTCTTATATAGGAAGCAGGCCAACCTTTGGCCAGGGACAGATCATTCTGGAAACACATCTGTTTGATTTTGAGGGAGATCTTTACGGACTCATGGCCGAAGTCTCTTTCATCGATCACCTGAGAGGCGAAAGATCCTTCAGTGGCCCGCAGGAACTGATCCAGTCGATCCGGCAGGATTCCGAACAATCCCGAAAGCTCCTGCATGAACTCTCTGGATGA
- a CDS encoding 2'-deoxycytidine 5'-triphosphate deaminase → MGTLSDREILGLVAEGHIRSRRYKKFEVQPASLDLRLGSIAYRVRSSFLPQGESVQTLLPEMTLYQIDLNSHPYIEPGAIYIIPLDESLSLPATVGGKANPKSSTGRIDVFTRVLTENGHRFDDVPYGYNGPLYLELFSRSFPLRISSGLCLSQLRLFSSREILSDEDLLLLHKKYSLYSDEAEGGLQDGLVLGVDLSEGDVVGYRARKNSGILDLSSLTPLSPEAFWEPIKTPSGGALILEPEEFYLFASRSRLKIPKNFAAEMLEFDAQSGELRTHYAGFFDPGFGFSEEGAKAVLEVRPHDVPFRIVDGQRIFRLRYERMNCPPDKIYGQDIGSNYSAQGLKLSKYFSDFSF, encoded by the coding sequence TTGGGAACATTGAGTGATAGGGAAATCCTTGGGCTTGTAGCAGAAGGTCATATTCGTTCAAGACGCTATAAGAAGTTCGAAGTTCAGCCGGCCTCCCTGGATTTGCGGCTGGGATCCATCGCCTATCGGGTCCGGAGCAGTTTTCTTCCTCAGGGAGAGAGTGTTCAAACGTTACTTCCAGAGATGACTCTCTATCAGATCGACCTGAATTCCCATCCTTATATTGAACCCGGGGCGATTTATATCATTCCCCTCGATGAATCTCTTTCCCTCCCAGCCACTGTGGGGGGGAAAGCAAATCCGAAAAGTTCAACTGGCAGGATTGATGTCTTTACGCGTGTCCTGACAGAGAATGGACACCGTTTCGACGATGTCCCATATGGTTACAACGGGCCACTTTATCTTGAGCTTTTTTCCCGTTCATTCCCTTTGAGAATATCTTCCGGGCTTTGTCTTTCCCAGTTAAGGCTTTTTTCATCAAGGGAGATTTTGTCGGACGAGGATCTTTTGCTGCTCCACAAAAAATATTCGCTTTATTCGGATGAGGCGGAAGGGGGATTGCAGGATGGTCTGGTTCTTGGTGTCGATCTTTCGGAAGGGGATGTGGTTGGCTATCGGGCCCGAAAAAATTCCGGAATACTCGACCTTTCCTCTCTGACGCCCCTTTCGCCCGAGGCATTTTGGGAGCCCATCAAAACGCCTTCAGGGGGAGCGCTGATTCTGGAACCGGAAGAGTTTTATTTGTTTGCATCACGCTCCAGATTGAAAATCCCTAAAAACTTTGCGGCCGAGATGCTGGAGTTCGACGCCCAGTCAGGAGAGCTCCGAACGCATTATGCAGGTTTTTTTGACCCTGGTTTTGGTTTTTCGGAAGAAGGGGCTAAAGCTGTCCTGGAAGTGAGACCCCATGATGTTCCCTTCAGGATTGTTGACGGGCAAAGGATTTTCCGGTTGCGTTATGAGCGGATGAATTGCCCTCCTGATAAGATCTATGGGCAGGATATCGGTTCCAACTATAGTGCCCAAGGATTGAAATTGAGCAAATATTTTAGTGATTTCAGCTTCTGA
- the hemA gene encoding glutamyl-tRNA reductase, with translation MTLAGVNHKKTPIEVREKLAYPKEHLDEVIRNLSSRDGILECMVLSTCNRVEIITITTGNNPDHSFFLDFLKTTHPSLAQVNIAPYLYHLTGEDAVRHFFEVTSSLDSMVVGEPQITGQVKEAFERAKTLGYTGLFLNQLFQRAISTSKRVRTETAISHLPVSISYAACQLARKIFQTMDDKNVLLLGGGDMAQLTARHMKKMGVRSLTLMTRDSHKGMALASEYEATYRPFHEIEDALADSDMIVCSTGAEHYLVTTEIAERSLAKRGRRSMFMIDIAVPRNIDPEVARLGNLFLYNVDDLKAVVESNQKEREFEAHAAGAIISEELQSFARWQENRSSVPLIQALKNHTEKIRQSEIERFQGTLASLPPEAREKIEILTKSLLNKILHPAYQTIRHSPGSEEIWEWTMKCYGLPENALETPSPEKTPVNSPVSNPIPFLKGESPA, from the coding sequence ATGACGCTAGCCGGGGTGAACCATAAGAAAACCCCGATTGAAGTGCGCGAAAAACTCGCCTACCCAAAAGAACATCTAGACGAAGTCATCAGGAATTTAAGCTCAAGGGATGGAATCCTCGAATGCATGGTGCTCTCCACCTGCAACCGGGTTGAGATCATCACCATTACCACCGGGAACAATCCCGACCACTCGTTTTTTCTCGACTTTCTGAAAACCACGCATCCTTCACTTGCACAGGTCAACATTGCCCCCTATCTCTACCACCTCACAGGAGAAGATGCTGTCCGCCACTTTTTTGAAGTCACATCGAGTCTCGACTCGATGGTCGTGGGCGAACCCCAAATCACCGGACAGGTCAAGGAAGCATTCGAAAGGGCAAAAACACTCGGCTATACCGGGCTATTTCTGAACCAGCTCTTTCAGCGAGCCATTTCCACATCCAAAAGAGTTCGAACAGAAACAGCCATCAGCCACCTGCCTGTCTCGATCAGCTATGCCGCGTGCCAGCTGGCCCGCAAGATTTTCCAGACCATGGACGATAAAAACGTTCTTCTTCTTGGCGGTGGGGATATGGCTCAGCTGACAGCCAGGCATATGAAGAAGATGGGAGTAAGATCCCTGACCCTCATGACCAGGGATTCCCACAAAGGGATGGCCCTCGCATCAGAATATGAGGCCACATACCGTCCTTTTCACGAGATTGAAGATGCGCTCGCAGATTCTGACATGATCGTCTGCTCAACCGGTGCGGAGCATTATCTCGTGACAACAGAGATCGCCGAAAGGTCCCTCGCAAAAAGGGGACGCCGATCCATGTTCATGATCGATATCGCTGTTCCCAGAAATATTGATCCGGAGGTTGCTCGTCTGGGGAATCTGTTCCTCTATAACGTCGACGATCTGAAAGCGGTTGTGGAGTCCAATCAAAAAGAACGCGAATTTGAGGCCCACGCAGCTGGGGCCATCATCTCGGAAGAGCTGCAATCATTTGCCCGATGGCAGGAAAATCGTTCCTCTGTCCCGCTGATTCAGGCTCTCAAGAATCACACGGAGAAGATTCGCCAGTCCGAAATAGAGCGATTTCAGGGAACACTGGCTTCATTACCGCCTGAAGCCCGTGAAAAGATCGAAATTCTCACAAAGTCCCTTCTGAACAAGATCTTGCATCCGGCCTACCAAACGATCAGACATTCTCCCGGATCGGAAGAAATCTGGGAATGGACAATGAAATGCTACGGACTTCCTGAAAATGCCCTTGAAACACCTTCTCCGGAAAAAACGCCTGTCAATTCCCCCGTCTCAAATCCCATCCCCTTTCTGAAAGGTGAGAGCCCGGCCTAA
- the hemC gene encoding hydroxymethylbilane synthase has product MTQILKIGTRGSELALWQARHVAALIEKTSGVKSELTIIKTSGDMILDRPLSDVGGKGLFVKEIEEALLSRQVDLAVHSMKDVPAEMPEGLILGVTMEREDPRDVFVSIHYPSLRKLPTGAKLGTSSLRRVSQVRRIRPDLVIVPVRGNVGTRLRKLEEGQVDALLLAGAGMKRLGLEHKITEWLLVSDLLPAIGQGALGLEYRESDTITSSIASRLFHSDTHIAVSAERGVLKSLAGGCQLPVAAYATVKRSGWVQLEARVMSLSGDRMLTEKVTGPSEEAMELGLAIGQTLLEKGGKEILDEIRLGS; this is encoded by the coding sequence ATGACTCAAATTCTGAAAATAGGAACCAGGGGATCCGAACTGGCCCTCTGGCAAGCCCGCCATGTCGCAGCACTGATAGAAAAAACATCCGGTGTAAAGTCTGAATTGACGATTATCAAGACATCAGGAGACATGATTCTGGACAGGCCCTTGTCCGACGTGGGCGGGAAGGGGCTTTTTGTCAAGGAGATAGAGGAAGCGCTTCTTTCCCGGCAGGTTGATCTGGCCGTTCACAGCATGAAGGATGTTCCTGCGGAGATGCCTGAAGGACTGATACTGGGTGTGACGATGGAGAGGGAAGATCCCAGGGATGTCTTTGTCAGCATCCACTACCCCAGCCTGAGAAAACTGCCGACAGGAGCAAAACTGGGAACCTCTTCCCTGAGAAGGGTCTCCCAGGTCAGAAGAATAAGGCCGGACCTGGTCATTGTTCCGGTTCGGGGAAACGTTGGAACGCGTCTCAGAAAGCTTGAGGAAGGCCAGGTTGATGCACTCCTTTTAGCTGGTGCCGGAATGAAACGGCTGGGACTCGAACACAAGATTACAGAGTGGCTTTTGGTATCGGACCTCCTCCCTGCAATCGGTCAGGGCGCATTGGGACTGGAATACCGGGAGTCGGACACCATCACATCCTCGATTGCTTCCAGGCTTTTCCATTCGGATACCCATATAGCTGTCTCTGCTGAAAGAGGTGTTCTCAAAAGTCTGGCCGGGGGATGCCAGCTGCCGGTCGCAGCCTATGCCACCGTCAAGAGAAGCGGATGGGTTCAGCTTGAAGCCCGGGTCATGAGCCTCAGCGGAGACAGGATGCTCACAGAAAAGGTCACAGGACCCTCCGAAGAAGCGATGGAACTTGGACTTGCCATCGGTCAAACACTCCTTGAAAAAGGCGGAAAAGAGATCCTGGATGAAATTCGCCTAGGTTCCTGA
- the cobA gene encoding uroporphyrinogen-III C-methyltransferase → MDSNTSEKKIGTVYLVGAGPGDPELLTLKGKKALETAQVVLYDHLSSLDLLDLVPDSAEFIDVGKERGHPKLGQREIEELMIDRAKRGLTVIRLKGGDPLVFGRGGEEGQALEQSGIPYVIVPGVTSAISVPAYAGVPVSHRETNSRISILTGHGNPDRMTKEEIASLAIPMQTVIVMMGVEHLQSLAQKIISAGRDQNTPVMIIRWGTTSQQTSWDTTLGEIAAHALAPPVKPPAVVVIGESAGKNVRLSWTQHLPLAHKTVLITRERDQASFLKNSLTSLGAEVLVCPTISIDQPDDWSPADHAIKALEQWNWIMFLSPNGVRGFFTRFLSLGRDLRELYTKKLFSLGPQTTKALSDWGITPDLVSGESHGEGVIRSMQNVLKQGEQVLLVRGDRGDKSIPEGLTRSGGEVSVISCYVNRLPKLLPHVEDRISARILEGTIDAMVFYSPSAVTNLLSLFPRLANSIRSVPACAIGPTTRKALESEHFSRIHVSDDTSVETMVQTIQQSLNTKQQHP, encoded by the coding sequence ATGGATAGCAACACCTCAGAAAAAAAGATTGGAACAGTCTACCTCGTCGGTGCGGGACCGGGAGACCCGGAACTTTTGACCCTGAAAGGGAAAAAAGCCCTTGAAACCGCTCAGGTGGTTCTTTACGACCATCTATCCTCCCTGGATCTGCTGGATCTTGTTCCGGACAGTGCCGAATTCATCGATGTCGGGAAAGAGCGTGGCCACCCGAAGCTTGGACAGCGCGAAATTGAAGAGCTGATGATTGACCGGGCAAAAAGGGGTCTGACAGTGATTCGTCTCAAGGGGGGAGATCCGCTCGTTTTCGGACGTGGTGGTGAAGAAGGCCAGGCACTCGAACAATCCGGGATTCCCTATGTCATCGTTCCTGGAGTCACATCGGCCATCTCCGTTCCGGCGTATGCGGGTGTCCCGGTCAGCCACAGGGAGACCAATTCCAGGATTTCCATCCTGACCGGCCATGGAAATCCCGACCGGATGACAAAGGAGGAAATCGCATCCCTGGCCATTCCGATGCAGACGGTGATCGTCATGATGGGTGTCGAACATCTCCAATCCCTTGCCCAAAAGATCATCTCTGCAGGCAGGGACCAAAACACCCCTGTCATGATCATTCGATGGGGGACAACCTCCCAGCAGACATCATGGGACACAACACTCGGAGAAATAGCGGCCCATGCGCTTGCCCCTCCCGTAAAGCCTCCCGCAGTGGTCGTCATCGGAGAATCAGCCGGAAAAAATGTCAGGCTTTCCTGGACACAGCACCTCCCTCTGGCACACAAAACAGTCTTGATCACCAGAGAGAGGGATCAGGCCAGTTTTCTGAAAAACAGCCTGACCTCTCTCGGAGCAGAGGTCCTTGTCTGCCCCACAATCAGCATTGACCAGCCGGATGATTGGAGCCCTGCGGATCATGCCATCAAAGCTCTGGAGCAATGGAATTGGATCATGTTCTTGAGTCCCAACGGGGTAAGAGGATTTTTCACCCGCTTCCTTTCCCTCGGCAGGGACTTGAGAGAGCTCTATACGAAAAAGCTCTTCTCTCTTGGCCCGCAAACGACAAAAGCCCTTTCCGACTGGGGAATCACTCCGGATCTTGTCTCGGGGGAATCCCATGGAGAAGGGGTCATCCGATCCATGCAGAACGTCCTCAAACAAGGAGAACAGGTTCTCCTTGTCAGAGGGGACCGGGGAGACAAATCCATCCCTGAAGGACTCACCCGCTCCGGAGGGGAGGTCTCTGTCATCTCCTGCTACGTAAACAGGCTTCCCAAACTGCTTCCACATGTTGAAGACCGGATCAGCGCAAGGATCCTCGAGGGAACCATTGACGCGATGGTCTTTTACAGCCCCTCAGCTGTCACCAACCTCTTAAGCCTGTTTCCCCGATTGGCCAATTCCATTCGATCGGTTCCCGCTTGCGCAATCGGTCCCACCACCCGGAAAGCGCTTGAGTCCGAACATTTTTCGAGGATTCATGTTTCAGACGATACCAGCGTCGAAACAATGGTCCAGACCATTCAGCAATCACTCAACACCAAACAGCAGCATCCATAA
- the bluB gene encoding 5,6-dimethylbenzimidazole synthase, with amino-acid sequence MSDPSPEGGGSPSRPDHSFPPEEKRGVYHAIYTRRDIRKEFLPDPIPEETLVRLLRAAHHAPSVGFMQPWNFILVEDRNIRMQLKHAVDKERQSAAVIFESPRAEKFLSLKVEAILEAPLVIAVTIDPSREGPHVLGRLSDADTDLYSASCGIMNMWLAARAEGIGMGWVTIFRKGDVQSILGLPFHIRPIGLLCLGYVSIFPNRPMLETEDWAYRQKLSDLVFLDRWNGQEGELLEKLREDLDRSEDFFWEH; translated from the coding sequence ATGAGTGACCCCTCTCCTGAAGGGGGGGGGTCTCCTTCTCGCCCGGATCATTCTTTTCCTCCGGAAGAGAAAAGGGGGGTCTATCATGCCATTTATACACGGCGTGATATCCGGAAAGAGTTTCTTCCCGACCCGATTCCGGAGGAAACACTGGTTCGATTGCTCAGGGCCGCTCATCATGCCCCTTCGGTCGGCTTCATGCAGCCGTGGAATTTTATATTGGTGGAAGATCGCAACATACGGATGCAGCTGAAACATGCCGTGGACAAAGAGAGACAATCCGCCGCCGTTATTTTTGAATCCCCCAGGGCGGAAAAGTTTTTGTCATTGAAAGTGGAAGCTATCCTTGAAGCTCCCCTGGTGATCGCCGTGACAATCGATCCCTCAAGGGAAGGGCCCCACGTTTTGGGAAGGCTGTCGGATGCCGATACGGACCTTTATAGTGCATCTTGCGGAATCATGAACATGTGGCTTGCGGCAAGGGCAGAGGGGATCGGGATGGGGTGGGTGACCATTTTCCGAAAAGGGGATGTCCAGTCCATTCTTGGCCTCCCGTTTCATATCAGGCCGATCGGTCTTTTGTGTCTGGGATACGTCTCAATCTTCCCCAACCGTCCCATGCTGGAAACGGAGGACTGGGCCTATCGGCAGAAACTTTCGGATCTGGTTTTCCTGGACCGGTGGAATGGTCAGGAAGGAGAGTTGCTGGAAAAGCTGAGGGAAGATCTTGATCGATCGGAGGATTTTTTTTGGGAACATTGA
- a CDS encoding pirin family protein: MKLPPPPHQLVDALKTLEGGGFPVRRPFPTNLIHDADPFLLLDHMGPVNWAPREAIGAPDHPHKGFETVTYLLEGEMEHKDSKGHSGRMGPMDLQWMTAGSGLLHSELPSPQFWERGGVMNGFQIWINLPASLKNTPPRYQEITKDKIPSYQNREKTGLVKILAGEQDGIASPIQTLHQVFIGHLILDPNATISLSLAPEDRTLLYVFKGSIIPNEDKTEIREGQMALWNPDSKRPETWLFSGMKEGAEALILSSPPIGEPVARYGPFVMNTNQEIREAIEEYRSGKWGDIN; the protein is encoded by the coding sequence ATGAAGCTTCCCCCACCACCCCATCAACTTGTTGACGCCCTCAAAACACTTGAAGGCGGAGGGTTTCCGGTCCGTCGTCCATTTCCGACCAATCTCATTCATGATGCGGATCCGTTTCTTCTTCTGGACCATATGGGTCCCGTCAACTGGGCTCCAAGGGAGGCAATCGGCGCCCCTGACCATCCGCACAAGGGCTTTGAGACCGTGACATACCTTCTCGAAGGAGAAATGGAACACAAGGACTCCAAAGGCCACTCCGGCCGGATGGGGCCAATGGATCTGCAATGGATGACCGCAGGATCCGGTCTTTTGCACTCCGAGCTTCCGTCCCCTCAGTTTTGGGAACGGGGGGGAGTCATGAATGGTTTTCAGATCTGGATCAATCTGCCTGCCAGCCTCAAAAACACCCCTCCCCGCTATCAGGAGATCACCAAGGATAAAATCCCGTCCTATCAAAACAGGGAAAAAACAGGATTGGTCAAAATTCTTGCGGGAGAACAAGACGGGATCGCATCACCGATACAAACGCTGCATCAGGTCTTTATCGGTCATCTCATTCTCGACCCGAACGCAACAATCTCCCTGTCCCTTGCCCCGGAAGACCGGACACTTCTGTATGTTTTCAAAGGCTCCATCATTCCCAATGAAGACAAGACAGAAATCCGGGAAGGACAGATGGCCCTCTGGAACCCCGATTCCAAACGCCCCGAAACATGGCTCTTCTCCGGCATGAAGGAAGGGGCCGAAGCGCTGATCCTTTCATCTCCTCCCATAGGAGAGCCCGTTGCCCGTTACGGCCCGTTTGTCATGAACACGAATCAGGAAATCAGGGAAGCCATCGAAGAATATCGATCTGGCAAATGGGGAGACATCAACTGA
- a CDS encoding KamA family radical SAM protein gives MEEWQRLLVDGIRRSDQLPQDWRLAKEGVEQKDVEEIFPVRINAYYQSLIKDPMGPIGRQVIPDPEEIMDMDSPLDPLSEDEDSPVPAIVHRYPDRVLFLVTNQCPIYCRYCTRKRMIGTPEGVVTRDEVEEGISYIREHQEIRDIILSGGDPLMLKDDYLEYIVSSLREIPHVEIIRIGSRVPSSLPQRVTPALVSMLRKYHPVYMNLHFNHPDEITPETSLACNMLADAGIPLGCQTVLMKGVNDDPAVLKKLFQKLLTIRVKPYYLYQADLTRGANHFRTPVSTGLSIMREIQGHTSGMAVPHYVIDAPGGGGKIPVLPSDYMISMGDGDVVLKNYEGKIFTYPDPSTGGETMEKASSDGNDTYRETHPQTMHPGMIDEAR, from the coding sequence ATGGAAGAATGGCAAAGGCTTCTTGTTGATGGAATCCGTCGCTCGGACCAGCTTCCCCAGGATTGGCGACTGGCGAAAGAGGGTGTGGAGCAAAAAGATGTTGAGGAGATTTTTCCTGTCAGGATCAATGCCTATTATCAGTCCCTGATTAAAGATCCGATGGGCCCGATTGGCCGCCAGGTGATTCCTGATCCGGAAGAAATCATGGATATGGACAGCCCTCTTGACCCATTGTCCGAGGACGAGGACAGCCCTGTTCCGGCGATTGTTCATCGGTATCCTGACAGGGTTCTTTTTCTTGTGACAAATCAATGTCCGATCTACTGCCGTTATTGTACCAGGAAGCGAATGATCGGAACCCCGGAAGGTGTCGTAACCAGAGATGAGGTGGAGGAGGGGATTTCCTATATTCGCGAACATCAGGAGATCAGGGATATTATCCTGTCAGGCGGGGATCCTCTGATGCTGAAGGACGATTATCTTGAATACATCGTTTCGTCCTTGCGGGAGATCCCGCATGTGGAAATCATCCGGATCGGGTCTCGTGTTCCCTCCTCCCTTCCCCAAAGAGTGACACCTGCCCTGGTTTCAATGCTTCGAAAGTATCATCCTGTCTATATGAACCTTCATTTCAATCATCCTGATGAAATTACCCCTGAAACGTCACTGGCCTGCAATATGTTGGCAGACGCGGGGATCCCTCTGGGCTGCCAGACAGTGTTGATGAAAGGTGTCAATGATGATCCGGCCGTGCTGAAAAAGCTGTTTCAAAAGCTTCTGACCATCAGGGTCAAACCCTATTATCTCTACCAGGCCGATTTGACCAGGGGGGCCAATCATTTCAGGACTCCAGTCTCGACCGGTCTTTCGATCATGAGGGAAATTCAGGGACACACTTCGGGAATGGCTGTTCCCCATTATGTGATCGATGCTCCAGGCGGAGGCGGAAAAATTCCGGTTCTTCCATCCGATTACATGATTTCCATGGGGGATGGCGATGTTGTCCTGAAAAATTATGAAGGGAAGATCTTTACCTACCCGGATCCGTCAACGGGTGGGGAAACAATGGAAAAAGCCTCTTCCGACGGGAATGACACTTACCGGGAAACACATCCTCAGACCATGCATCCGGGAATGATCGATGAAGCCCGGTGA